One segment of Gammaproteobacteria bacterium DNA contains the following:
- the purE gene encoding 5-(carboxyamino)imidazole ribonucleotide mutase, producing the protein MQTLVGIIMGSTSDWETMQHAAQVLEQLGVPHEVKVVSAHRTPDLLFQYASEAEQRGLEIIIAGAGGAAHLPGMVASKTALPVLGVPVQSKALNGMDSLLSIVQMPAGIPVGTLAIGNAGATNAALLAASMLGNHYPAIRQAVNDFRNAQTQKVLSVPDPRDMP; encoded by the coding sequence ATGCAAACATTGGTTGGCATCATCATGGGTTCGACCTCAGACTGGGAGACCATGCAACATGCGGCACAAGTGCTGGAACAGCTCGGTGTTCCACATGAGGTAAAGGTCGTTTCAGCCCACCGTACACCGGATTTGCTTTTCCAATATGCGAGTGAAGCAGAGCAAAGAGGGTTAGAGATCATAATTGCCGGCGCCGGTGGCGCAGCCCATCTTCCCGGCATGGTTGCCTCCAAGACGGCACTCCCTGTACTCGGCGTCCCTGTACAGTCCAAAGCCCTCAATGGCATGGACTCTTTGCTGTCGATAGTACAAATGCCTGCGGGCATCCCTGTTGGCACTCTCGCCATCGGCAATGCTGGGGCTACTAATGCCGCGCTTTTGGCAGCAAGTATGCTAGGAAACCACTATCCCGCGATCCGCCAGGCAGTAAATGATTTTCGCAACGCACAAACACAAAAAGTTCTGTCGGTGCCAGATCCGCGGGACATGCCATGA
- a CDS encoding PKD domain-containing protein — protein MPRVADVEKANATPVADAGADREIIVGTRIALNGAGSSDLEGARLTYHWEIVRKPSGSNLILIEADQQGFEFVPDRPGLFIFQLHVNDGQLNSAPDQVIVTALNQRPFAKPVFFGIPEVGRSVSLDGSRSSDGDGHELTFHWQIISKPDGSQSDIANQLAVKTELRLDATGVYVLHLLVTDGFETSEPAIIVIDVSDQASPNPQPTVNLPPVAEAGKDILIHNPGVYALDGSASYDPNNDGLFYKWELIAKPPTSQAHVMNGQSSKSQLSVDIRGDYVVQLVVRDTLGLSHSDTVVVTTKHGGLFCADCHNGTNGVGDEAHPSEQFTYSDCGRCHSARFWYMGSQLPGSVYSLVMDQAAQRYKHDGVVSGCAKCHGKFPQKIFARHPVTSSRCQACHTKFSWKTSLRLEHTKALGTCRNCHDYLAVHGHVPTEKDCQFCHVKTDWTSLYGSSAHETTYDTLCFDCHIDTNHYLENTVHNGTSDLCERCHSKLDWLSVFIDHTQYANDCSVCHSGNFVPGKPDSHIQTTELCHACHAVTHFSPVLTLDESQRL, from the coding sequence TTGCCGAGAGTGGCAGATGTGGAAAAAGCCAATGCGACGCCTGTTGCTGATGCGGGTGCTGACAGGGAAATAATCGTTGGGACCCGTATTGCACTAAATGGCGCTGGCTCTAGCGATCTGGAGGGCGCACGTCTTACTTATCATTGGGAGATAGTTCGTAAACCATCGGGTTCTAACTTAATCTTGATCGAAGCCGATCAACAAGGGTTTGAATTTGTCCCAGACCGTCCTGGTCTTTTTATTTTTCAGCTTCATGTGAATGATGGACAACTAAATAGTGCGCCCGATCAAGTCATCGTTACAGCGCTGAATCAACGGCCGTTTGCGAAGCCGGTTTTCTTCGGTATACCGGAGGTAGGGCGCAGTGTTTCCCTGGATGGCAGTCGTTCTTCAGATGGTGATGGACACGAGTTGACTTTTCACTGGCAGATAATCTCCAAGCCCGACGGAAGCCAAAGTGACATTGCTAATCAATTGGCAGTAAAGACTGAATTACGATTGGACGCGACAGGCGTTTATGTTTTACATCTTTTGGTAACCGACGGATTCGAAACAAGTGAACCGGCAATTATTGTCATCGACGTTTCCGACCAAGCCTCACCTAACCCGCAGCCAACAGTCAATTTGCCCCCGGTGGCGGAGGCAGGGAAAGATATCCTAATACATAATCCGGGTGTATATGCCCTGGACGGAAGCGCCTCTTACGATCCGAATAATGATGGCCTATTTTACAAGTGGGAGCTCATTGCTAAACCGCCGACAAGCCAGGCCCATGTTATGAACGGCCAAAGTTCAAAATCGCAACTGAGCGTGGATATCCGTGGCGACTATGTTGTGCAGCTTGTGGTTAGGGACACCTTGGGACTGTCGCATTCTGACACGGTAGTGGTAACAACCAAACATGGCGGATTATTTTGTGCCGATTGTCATAATGGTACAAATGGGGTAGGTGATGAAGCGCATCCATCCGAACAGTTTACCTACTCTGACTGTGGGCGATGTCATAGTGCGCGTTTCTGGTATATGGGTAGCCAACTTCCCGGTTCAGTATATTCACTGGTTATGGACCAGGCCGCACAACGCTACAAGCATGATGGTGTTGTCAGCGGGTGTGCAAAGTGCCACGGAAAATTTCCGCAGAAAATCTTTGCCAGGCATCCTGTAACATCGAGTCGCTGCCAGGCGTGTCATACGAAATTTAGTTGGAAAACCTCGTTGCGTCTTGAGCATACAAAGGCGCTAGGAACGTGTCGGAATTGTCATGACTATTTAGCGGTACATGGTCATGTGCCAACGGAAAAGGACTGTCAGTTTTGTCATGTGAAAACAGACTGGACAAGCCTGTATGGGTCAAGCGCGCACGAAACAACTTACGATACCTTGTGTTTCGATTGTCACATAGACACAAATCATTATCTGGAAAATACCGTCCACAATGGAACCAGTGATCTATGTGAACGGTGTCATTCCAAGCTGGATTGGCTATCGGTATTCATAGATCACACTCAATACGCCAACGATTGTTCCGTTTGCCACAGTGGGAATTTCGTCCCCGGAAAACCGGATTCACATATTCAAACGACTGAACTATGTCATGCATGCCATGCCGTGACCCACTTTTCGCCAGTTTTAACTTTGGACGAAAGTCAGCGGCTTTAG
- a CDS encoding rhodanese-like domain-containing protein — MKKQVVTFVVMLLGFSLLSACSNESQLKAWQMINEGALLVDVRTPGEFRSGHVPGAKLIPVNQLSQRLSEFGADKNRPIVVYCRSGSRSGKAQSILRAAGFSNVHNGGGFDALMSARKNPV, encoded by the coding sequence ATGAAAAAACAGGTAGTTACATTTGTTGTCATGCTGTTAGGCTTTAGTCTTCTCAGCGCTTGTAGTAATGAGAGCCAACTAAAGGCTTGGCAAATGATTAACGAAGGCGCCTTGCTGGTGGATGTTCGGACACCTGGCGAATTCAGGTCTGGCCACGTGCCGGGTGCCAAACTGATACCGGTCAATCAATTGAGTCAACGCTTGAGTGAATTTGGTGCCGATAAGAATCGGCCAATAGTTGTGTATTGCCGTAGTGGAAGTCGTTCAGGTAAAGCGCAAAGTATTTTGCGCGCTGCCGGTTTCAGCAATGTACATAATGGCGGAGGATTTGATGCGTTGATGTCTGCCAGAAAGAATCCGGTTTAA